The genomic window GCACTGgtgaggttctccaacagcaTAACAGCTGTCATTACGTGCCGCTACTACGCATGGCTGTGCGGCTCCTCATAACATCCATATCATTAATTTATCACATGGACTATAAACCATCGTCAGTAGTGACACctcagaaatgtaataaatgatTTGGTTGTAGCACTCTTATCTAAACTGAGGTATGACACAtctaaagataaaataaataaaatgttgactcctaTGTTAATGataaagaatgataaaattaatcacataaagtaataaatcaatgttgcatttataaatGTGACACCATCAGTGCTGCTGGTTatcaaccaaaacaaacaatgttttactaaaacatTCTGTTACTCttcttatatttcatctctacctcatcacatcaccctcagattgctttagaaaaacatgtgtatgcCTGGTCTGAAGAATACGTGAAGTGCgcacattctgtgtttataaatcCCAGTTTATGTGCGGGAAATGGCATATGCATTGTTTTTGTACGTACACatcgtttatgcatctggccccagaCGTGTTTTACCTGCCAGCGATCATGAGTTCCTTTTCACTGGCGGTGCGGCGAATCTTAGTGTAGATGTCCATGGTGAAGAGAGTGCTGGCACTGTTGAAGATGGAGGTGAGGGAGCTCATCAGAGAGGCCAGCATCACAGACAGCATGAGTCCTCGTAGACCTGAAATAGATAGAATAACAGATTTAAAGAAGGGCGAAAAAGGCAGATCAGCTCATAAGACAAAGGTCTTCAGCCACCCACCATCGGGCATAAGATCCACCACCAGTTTGGGATAAGCGATGTTGGTGCAGCCCACACTGGCCCCGCAGTATTTTACACATTCATCAGGGTCCACACATGCCACCACATCTGGAATAAGATCAGCAGGATGTTAGGAAATGATTTAAATCCACCATTATCTCTGTGGTAAGATGAGTTGCATCAGCAAACACAAGTCACATGATGAGCTTCAGCAACTAGAACACACTCACCAGCGTAGAGGATCCTGCTGATCATCCCGGGGAACACCATGAGGAACATAGGCAACAGCTTCAGGTAGCCACATAAGATGCAGCCAGCCTTAACATGAGATAAATTCTTGGCTGAGAGGCAGCGCTGGACAATCACCTACAGAAAGACAACATGCCACagttgaggggaaaaaaaagtgcattgaCACAATAAATGGTAAAAGTGATGGGTATATGGATGGAAAAATGGTTGAAGTTAAAATTCTATTTAAAAGTtcaacataaaatatttgcaagacaataaaacatgaaagttAAAGAAGCCAAATTGGGAATGCTTGCTGATAAGTATTCTCTTTTGCTACCTGAACAGGCATAAAGTAGACTGATCAcattgtgttaatgtgtgtgttgaatgtcaACAGTTCAATTAGCATCTAGTTCTTCACCTCAAGGATAAGGCTAGTGATATCctatattttgttattgtcaacaaatccattgaaaagaccaaaaccaatacTGTGTTCATCCGTCTCTTAGTACTTTACAACTTCCCCAGTCTTTCTGTTGCGCAGCCCTAGGTCCAATTGTTCCTACCAAGTATCAACTatcacagcttgaggctgaggCCAATGCTCAAGCCAGCTCCAGGACTTACACTGTGtcggactattgtcgcaatattttggtaagtttaatgttacttaattACAATACCTGCCCggttagcacaatttagctaaagtagctaatatAGCCAAAGTATGCACGACTCGATGATCCCAGTAAGCTGGTGTTTGCTTTGGTCCAAGGAAGCGGtgcatgtttccagagcatgaaaggcaactCCCCACCCATTTATTTGGAAGGTTGCAGGCTATCAGTGTATGGTGTGGCACCGGTGTGaatcactgatgtgtttttaatagtctttggtcaacaatggaggtctatggcacagtgGAATAAGCTACATCTTGCTTTGGTTACACAGGCAATACTTGgtagtaggatcaattcactGTTGGTCTTGGACTTTCATGGGTTTTGttgacagtaaataaaacaagataTCACTAGACATATTCTCTTATCTATGTCATTGGGTTTGTCACACCAAGGTCTAAATAAAAGCGTGTCTGTGCTGTCTggcaaaaacaaagcaagatAAAGGTGCATAAATGTGTGTACAAATATGTGGGGATTAACTGAATGAGTCTGTGTTTATGACCACTGATAGTTGATAGCACCAGTAAAAGTGGTCACACAAATGCCTAACAGTGCTGCCCATTTGCTTGACTGACCTGATCAGTGCACCAGTACCAGGTGGCCTGAATGGTGAGTCCAAACACCAGGCCAGGCCATGGCAGGTCTCCTGTGATCGGATCCCTAAAAATATGGAAAGAGTCTGCCCGAGGCTCGTAGCAGCTTTCACTGATGTTACCCGTGATGGCAGGGACGGCGGTCATGTAGCGGTCCATGAAGTTTTCATAACCTCCCACCTCATGGAAAGCTGTGGACAAGTGTGTAAGTTAGACTAATTTACAGTGATTTGTCCCCTTGTAACAACcaatataaaagcaaaacagcaaaagaataaaaaaagaaaaaaacacattaccaAAGCCCATAAGGATGAATGATCCAACAATCATGATGACAGTCTGTAAGGTGTCTGTGTAGATCACTGCAGCCAGTCCACCTGAAATACAACATGTGATGCCATTAATTTATATATTCTGCATTCAAAATCATTGCCTGTAATGTACATAACTGAACTTAATGGAGAGAATACAATCAAAATAACTGTGTGCATGATCCAATTTATTACACCAAATTAGGTATTCAGTGTTAAGTGGTGTTATGTAAGTGCTTTTCCACTGCTCATCCTGTAACACTAAAGTACAGGTGTGGATGCATtgttacaaaacagcaacagaagGCCAATTCCTGCTTATCACAGTCCATGGGTAATTAACCACAATAATACACCACAGATAAAGTAACCAGGGAGAGGGAGTGTGTATGTCTCGTCTCTACTTATAGCCCTGAGAAGACTCAGGTGACTCATGGTGACATTCATAAAGTTGATAAGACCTCTTACTTTGGTAAACAGGTACAATATTCCGTGATTTTAGTGGAAAAGGAAGTGAGTGTATCCAAAGTGGACAGACCTGTGACGGTGTACAGCGCAGTAATCATTAGTAGCAGGACAACAGCTAGGTAGATGTTCAACCCAAGAGCCTGATTGATAAAAATGGCGCCAGAGAACATATCTGCctgagtggagcagagaggagaaaatgtgtcatttcaaTCAATTGCATGCGACACtggtaaaatgttgaaatagaAATATGGCATGAGAGTTAAGATGCGACTTACTGAGATCTTGGTGAACACATACAGGAAGAGGGACAGCACAGAGAGATAGATGCGAATACGCTGTCCTCCAAACCTCTTCTTCAGATACTCAGGCATTGTGACCACCTAAACACATCCACATGAGAGTTTTACtttgttatgtgtttgttttacttacTTTTGTTACCTCCCAGTTGATTGGGAGTTCATTGCTCAGTGGGGGAgctcttaaaggggacatatcatgcacatttccaggtctatatttatattctggggctctgctgcaatatatttgcatgatttacagttttttttcctgtctcaagtaggctgttttagctcctgtctctttaagcccccctCCTAATGAGCCCATTCTGTTTTGATTGGTTAGGAGCTGCCTCTCTGATCAGGACACTATGTAAACAAgctatagtagtaggatttcacttcttcttcttgttctttactcaaaatggaaacatctcaaaaacaactttacatgtttgagccGAAATCCAAAGCAACAAAGGCTAAAGATGGACAAGGATGGCCATTTATGGGCGTGCCCGAacaatgtgacatcatcacaaggaggaaggcCGAGGCCTGggttttgactttcagggagaaTTTTTACATACGTAAGTAAGTTTTGGAATTTTGCCCATGTTTACGATAGAGatccgacattataacagtatgaaaataacagaGCTGTTTACCCCAGCTTTAATGTAGATGGGCACAAAGAGCCATCCCAGAATGACGACCACTATGAGAGCCTGAAACAAAAGAGCACAAACATGAATAATCAGTGCTGCTATTTGCTAAGAAGTACCTAAAGATGAAGTTGacttctgtgtttgttgtgggTAATCTACAGATTTATCAGCTTACCTAACAGAGAAAACTGATAATATCTGTGTCACAGGttagaaacacatttatgtAAGAAATGCTAATGATATAATTGGCACATCAGACTACTTTGATTACTCACATTCCATTCAAATCCACCAATGGCTattcctgcagctgcagcagtcccAGCTATTCCTACAAAATGTCCACTGCCAATGTTGCTGGCAAACAGTGACGCTCCGATCTGTGGAGTGTATggttatatttgtaaaaacatacatatataatttcTAAgtctcaaaactttttttttggagtgAATTTCATTACAAGAAAGAATAACAAAGATCATAATCATTATAACAAAGAAGATTCCAGCTGACTATGCATTTATGATATGCCATGTTGTCAGCATAATGAATAAGCACACAATTATTAATATGTTATTACTCTATAAAATGCTGATGTTAACACAAAAGGCTCATGAAACACTGCATCACACCTTTTACCAGTTaccacaaaacaataaaaacttgTTATCATGAGCCATAATGCTACTTTATTGCTTCAAGGTTACTGTAGTTAAGAAGATTAAGAAAGAACTCAATCTCAATAAGCATGAAAGTAAGTGTTTGTCTGTTATTCTGAGCAGCTAGATGCTAGATACTCACTGGCCACCACACCATACTCCTCCCCGCAAGGAAGAAGCCACCAACTGTGGATCGGTTGGTGCGGACCATAGCCTGTAACAGAGGGGGACATTTTAGATTATCCTTGAATGCATTTGCAGACTCTCACACACTATTCCAACAGTCACTGCATATTTGTTAATGATTGCATACTAACAGTGAACAAAAGAGTGGAAGAACATCACAAAATCTCTGCATACAATTCATCATTATCACTGACTGCACACATACAGCAAAtcttatttaaataaatatttgcaacctgaaatgtaaaatgtgtctcATTTACTTCAAAGTGCTGCTGTAAAGATGCTACAAACAACTGAGATGCCTCTTATCTTAgcaaatataattattattttgaattctccaaaatataaatcattacattttccTTTTGTGGCTCAATACAAACAGAATTCGGTTTAATTTCTAAGACTGAAAACTAAACTACAACTCTCACAACCATATAACACTATTCACAGGCAAGAAGGATTTAGATAATGGTCAACGAAAAGGTTGAACAACTCACCCATACTCCGACAGCCAAGACAACCACAAAATAAACCACAATGACGGATATATCTGCTGCATTGTTAAGGGCCACGGTGGTTGTGCCGTTTCTCGCATTGCTCCTTATAAAGGAGAATCCAAAATAATCATGAGACATTTTGCTGAGAGGGTGACCAGAGAACAGGAGTGTTGGTGAAATCGCTCCTTTTTGACTGACGCACCTGTCAAAGACACTTAATGTACCTTTGGTCCTGCAGGCAGGTGGAGGTGGGTTTATGTGAGAGTGGGAAAGAtggggagcagagagagagagtgagagagagagagagagagagagagagagagagagagacagagagagagagagacagatagagagagagagagagagagagagagagagagagatagagagaaacaAAGGGGTGTGTTCATCTAACAAATATTGTgagtgtattgtgtgtgtagatattgtgtttgattgaaaatgtactgtaaatggtTGATTCATGAATATGgatttgaaaatgaatgtgCTAAAATGTTTAACCTTTCAGCAAATAATGTTGTTAATGATCAACCAACAAGGAAATATGTTGAGCAAAGAAACAGAGGAGTTCTCGTAAAACAAAGGACCTGACCTACAGATAAACTCCATCAGCAGTGCAAATCAGTTCACTACAATTCAACTCCAACACTTACAATCAAGTTATAAACAATTTCAGTAAATTAGAAAAGTTTCATCAAACAGCAATTAAGAAATTAAGATATTTCACAACTGAATAGCTGCCTCCTTGTAGAAGATCGTGTTACCATGAAACCTCTGTTACATAGTCCCCAATTGCCCTCTCACTGCC from Thunnus maccoyii chromosome 19, fThuMac1.1, whole genome shotgun sequence includes these protein-coding regions:
- the slc5a1 gene encoding sodium/glucose cotransporter 1 isoform X3; protein product: MPEYLKKRFGGQRIRIYLSVLSLFLYVFTKISADMFSGAIFINQALGLNIYLAVVLLLMITALYTVTGGLAAVIYTDTLQTVIMIVGSFILMGFAFHEVGGYENFMDRYMTAVPAITGNISESCYEPRADSFHIFRDPITGDLPWPGLVFGLTIQATWYWCTDQVIVQRCLSAKNLSHVKAGCILCGYLKLLPMFLMVFPGMISRILYADVVACVDPDECVKYCGASVGCTNIAYPKLVVDLMPDGLRGLMLSVMLASLMSSLTSIFNSASTLFTMDIYTKIRRTASEKELMIAGRVFILVLIGVSIAWIPVVQSAQSGQLFDYIQSITSYLTPPVAAVFMLAIFCKRVNESGAFYGLMIGLLIGLSRMIAEFAYGTGSCVNPSNCPTIICGVHYLYFSIILFVISCIIILGVSLVTKPIDDKHLYRLCWSLRNRTEERVDLEKEDWVDNNDSDYMGMEGKHIHKEEPGLCKKALMCFCGLEDKKAPKLSAEEQAELQKKLTDTTERPLWRNIVNANAIILLGVAVFCHGFYA
- the slc5a1 gene encoding sodium/glucose cotransporter 1 isoform X7, whose protein sequence is MPEYLKKRFGGQRIRIYLSVLSLFLYVFTKISADMFSGAIFINQALGLNIYLAVVLLLMITALYTVTGGLAAVIYTDTLQTVIMIVGSFILMGFAFHEVGGYENFMDRYMTAVPAITGNISESCYEPRADSFHIFRDPITGDLPWPGLVFGLTIQATWYWCTDQVIVQRCLSAKNLSHVKAGCILCGYLKLLPMFLMVFPGMISRILYADVVACVDPDECVKYCGASVGCTNIAYPKLVVDLMPDGLRGLMLSVMLASLMSSLTSIFNSASTLFTMDIYTKIRRTASEKELMIAGRVFILVLIGVSIAWIPVVQSAQSGQLFDYIQSITSYLTPPVAAVFMLAIFCKRVNESGAFYGLMIGLLIGLSRMIAEFAYGTGSCVNPSNCPTIICGVHYLYFSIILFVISCIIILGVSLVTKPIDDKHLYRLCWSLRNRTEERVDLEKEDWVDNNDSDYMGMEEEEPGLCKKALMCFCGLEDKKAPKLSAEEQAELQKKLTDTTERPLWRNIVNANAIILLGVAVFCHGFYA
- the slc5a1 gene encoding sodium/glucose cotransporter 1 isoform X2, which encodes MPEYLKKRFGGQRIRIYLSVLSLFLYVFTKISADMFSGAIFINQALGLNIYLAVVLLLMITALYTVTGGLAAVIYTDTLQTVIMIVGSFILMGFAFHEVGGYENFMDRYMTAVPAITGNISESCYEPRADSFHIFRDPITGDLPWPGLVFGLTIQATWYWCTDQVIVQRCLSAKNLSHVKAGCILCGYLKLLPMFLMVFPGMISRILYADVVACVDPDECVKYCGASVGCTNIAYPKLVVDLMPDGLRGLMLSVMLASLMSSLTSIFNSASTLFTMDIYTKIRRTASEKELMIAGRVFILVLIGVSIAWIPVVQSAQSGQLFDYIQSITSYLTPPVAAVFMLAIFCKRVNESGAFYGLMIGLLIGLSRMIAEFAYGTGSCVNPSNCPTIICGVHYLYFSIILFVISCIIILGVSLVTKPIDDKHLYRLCWSLRNRTEERVDLEKEDWVDNNDSDYMGMEGKHIHKPEEEPGLCKKALMCFCGLEDKKAPKLSAEEQAELQKKLTDTTERPLWRNIVNANAIILLGVAVFCHGFYA
- the slc5a1 gene encoding sodium/glucose cotransporter 1 isoform X5, with translation MPEYLKKRFGGQRIRIYLSVLSLFLYVFTKISADMFSGAIFINQALGLNIYLAVVLLLMITALYTVTGGLAAVIYTDTLQTVIMIVGSFILMGFAFHEVGGYENFMDRYMTAVPAITGNISESCYEPRADSFHIFRDPITGDLPWPGLVFGLTIQATWYWCTDQVIVQRCLSAKNLSHVKAGCILCGYLKLLPMFLMVFPGMISRILYADVVACVDPDECVKYCGASVGCTNIAYPKLVVDLMPDGLRGLMLSVMLASLMSSLTSIFNSASTLFTMDIYTKIRRTASEKELMIAGRVFILVLIGVSIAWIPVVQSAQSGQLFDYIQSITSYLTPPVAAVFMLAIFCKRVNESGAFYGLMIGLLIGLSRMIAEFAYGTGSCVNPSNCPTIICGVHYLYFSIILFVISCIIILGVSLVTKPIDDKHLYRLCWSLRNRTEERVDLEKEDWVDNNDSDYMGMEGKHIHSGNIDAFTHEEPGLCKKALMCFCGLEDKKAPKLSAEEQAELQKKLTDTTERPLWRNIVNANAIILLGVAVFCHGFYA
- the slc5a1 gene encoding sodium/glucose cotransporter 1 isoform X6, coding for MPEYLKKRFGGQRIRIYLSVLSLFLYVFTKISADMFSGAIFINQALGLNIYLAVVLLLMITALYTVTGGLAAVIYTDTLQTVIMIVGSFILMGFAFHEVGGYENFMDRYMTAVPAITGNISESCYEPRADSFHIFRDPITGDLPWPGLVFGLTIQATWYWCTDQVIVQRCLSAKNLSHVKAGCILCGYLKLLPMFLMVFPGMISRILYADVVACVDPDECVKYCGASVGCTNIAYPKLVVDLMPDGLRGLMLSVMLASLMSSLTSIFNSASTLFTMDIYTKIRRTASEKELMIAGRVFILVLIGVSIAWIPVVQSAQSGQLFDYIQSITSYLTPPVAAVFMLAIFCKRVNESGAFYGLMIGLLIGLSRMIAEFAYGTGSCVNPSNCPTIICGVHYLYFSIILFVISCIIILGVSLVTKPIDDKHLYRLCWSLRNRTEERVDLEKEDWVDNNDSDYMGMEGKHIHSGNIDAFTHKALMCFCGLEDKKAPKLSAEEQAELQKKLTDTTERPLWRNIVNANAIILLGVAVFCHGFYA
- the slc5a1 gene encoding sodium/glucose cotransporter 1 isoform X1, with the translated sequence MPEYLKKRFGGQRIRIYLSVLSLFLYVFTKISADMFSGAIFINQALGLNIYLAVVLLLMITALYTVTGGLAAVIYTDTLQTVIMIVGSFILMGFAFHEVGGYENFMDRYMTAVPAITGNISESCYEPRADSFHIFRDPITGDLPWPGLVFGLTIQATWYWCTDQVIVQRCLSAKNLSHVKAGCILCGYLKLLPMFLMVFPGMISRILYADVVACVDPDECVKYCGASVGCTNIAYPKLVVDLMPDGLRGLMLSVMLASLMSSLTSIFNSASTLFTMDIYTKIRRTASEKELMIAGRVFILVLIGVSIAWIPVVQSAQSGQLFDYIQSITSYLTPPVAAVFMLAIFCKRVNESGAFYGLMIGLLIGLSRMIAEFAYGTGSCVNPSNCPTIICGVHYLYFSIILFVISCIIILGVSLVTKPIDDKHLYRLCWSLRNRTEERVDLEKEDWVDNNDSDYMGMEEPEEEPGLCKKALMCFCGLEDKKAPKLSAEEQAELQKKLTDTTERPLWRNIVNANAIILLGVAVFCHGFYA
- the slc5a1 gene encoding sodium/glucose cotransporter 1 isoform X4 — encoded protein: MPEYLKKRFGGQRIRIYLSVLSLFLYVFTKISADMFSGAIFINQALGLNIYLAVVLLLMITALYTVTGGLAAVIYTDTLQTVIMIVGSFILMGFAFHEVGGYENFMDRYMTAVPAITGNISESCYEPRADSFHIFRDPITGDLPWPGLVFGLTIQATWYWCTDQVIVQRCLSAKNLSHVKAGCILCGYLKLLPMFLMVFPGMISRILYADVVACVDPDECVKYCGASVGCTNIAYPKLVVDLMPDGLRGLMLSVMLASLMSSLTSIFNSASTLFTMDIYTKIRRTASEKELMIAGRVFILVLIGVSIAWIPVVQSAQSGQLFDYIQSITSYLTPPVAAVFMLAIFCKRVNESGAFYGLMIGLLIGLSRMIAEFAYGTGSCVNPSNCPTIICGVHYLYFSIILFVISCIIILGVSLVTKPIDDKHLYRLCWSLRNRTEERVDLEKEDWVDNNDSDYMGMEGKHKQTFLIPFVSSITEPEEEPGLCKKALMCFCGLEDKKAPKLSAEEQAELQKKLTDTTERPLWRNIVNANAIILLGVAVFCHGFYA